In Arthrobacter citreus, a genomic segment contains:
- a CDS encoding SulP family inorganic anion transporter, protein MQRPLAGLTRRNAASEAVAGVTLLAIAVPLNIGYAQIAGLPATAGLYALVVPGLVYALLVSSRQVVASPDAAAAALVASSIGGLAVAGNADYLALAGAQAILSGALFILAAVFKLGFLANFLSKPILIGFVGGLALDILVSQLAKMIGVTINSGGGFAEKIRGLLLGLPALNGWSVLLSALAVTVLMYGRHLAPAVPWALIVLITATTAVATSGLEAEGVSVLGPVDAGPPSLTWPIVDWNMWLVLIPSAIALTMVTMAEGLLVARSYSQKRGYGTRPNRDLLAFGAANAAAGATGGFAVGSSTSRTAAMDQLGSRTQLPTIVAAGGTLLLLLYGTALLEHIPSPAIGAIVGVAILPLLGIRDFLMLWRQDRFEFLIAAVCFLATLLIGAIPGILIAFVLALVNLARRASTPAIDILAVDDGPGSSLLDPAPVGSPTAPGVLVIRMAAPLFFANGSVLTEAVQRAVSSIPEVHHVVIDPSGD, encoded by the coding sequence ATGCAGCGACCGTTGGCGGGGCTCACCCGGCGCAATGCCGCCAGCGAGGCCGTCGCCGGCGTGACACTGCTGGCCATCGCTGTGCCGCTGAACATCGGGTACGCCCAAATTGCCGGCCTGCCGGCCACGGCGGGCTTATACGCCCTGGTGGTTCCAGGTCTCGTTTACGCTCTGCTGGTGTCATCGCGTCAAGTCGTCGCATCCCCCGATGCCGCGGCGGCAGCCCTCGTCGCCTCCTCCATCGGTGGCCTGGCAGTTGCAGGCAACGCCGATTATCTCGCCCTGGCCGGCGCACAGGCCATCCTCTCCGGAGCACTGTTCATACTCGCTGCGGTTTTTAAGCTCGGGTTCCTGGCCAACTTCCTGTCCAAACCGATACTTATCGGATTTGTTGGCGGGCTTGCGCTGGACATTCTCGTGAGCCAGCTCGCCAAAATGATCGGCGTCACGATCAACTCCGGTGGTGGGTTTGCCGAAAAGATCCGCGGGCTCCTACTGGGACTGCCGGCCCTCAACGGCTGGTCGGTGTTGCTCTCTGCCCTGGCAGTCACGGTGCTGATGTACGGACGACACTTGGCGCCCGCCGTGCCCTGGGCGCTCATCGTTCTGATCACCGCGACAACGGCTGTCGCAACGAGCGGGCTCGAGGCAGAGGGAGTCTCCGTCCTTGGCCCGGTCGACGCCGGACCTCCATCCCTTACCTGGCCGATTGTCGACTGGAACATGTGGCTTGTGCTCATACCGTCGGCAATCGCCCTGACCATGGTGACGATGGCGGAAGGACTGCTTGTCGCCCGCAGTTACAGCCAGAAGCGTGGTTACGGCACAAGACCCAACCGCGACCTGCTCGCGTTCGGTGCCGCCAATGCCGCGGCCGGAGCCACCGGCGGCTTTGCGGTCGGCTCCTCCACCTCCCGGACCGCTGCCATGGATCAGCTGGGCTCCCGGACACAGCTTCCCACCATCGTGGCAGCAGGGGGAACGCTGCTGCTCCTCCTGTACGGGACAGCCCTGCTCGAACACATTCCGTCACCGGCCATCGGAGCGATTGTCGGCGTCGCAATCCTGCCGCTGCTCGGCATCCGCGACTTCCTTATGCTGTGGCGGCAGGACCGCTTCGAATTCCTTATCGCCGCTGTCTGCTTCCTGGCCACCCTCCTCATCGGCGCCATTCCCGGCATCCTCATTGCCTTCGTGCTTGCCCTCGTCAACCTCGCCAGACGAGCCTCCACACCGGCCATCGACATCCTCGCCGTGGACGACGGGCCCGGCTCGTCCCTCCTTGACCCCGCGCCCGTCGGGTCACCCACGGCTCCGGGAGTGCTCGTCATCCGAATGGCAGCGCCACTGTTTTTTGCCAATGGGTCGGTGCTGACCGAAGCAGTTCAGCGAGCGGTGTCTTCGATCCCGGAGGTTCACCACGTCGTCATCGACCCCAGCGGTGACTGA
- a CDS encoding GAP family protein yields the protein MTVVIGEILPLALGIAISPIPVIAAILMLLSPQARGTSIGFLIGWLLGIVVAVVVFTLLSSIIHQGDSDESKPIAGIIKILLGAGLLFLAVKQWRSRPAEGDEPAMPKWMSAIDTMTPVRGLALGVALSGLNPKNLLMGVGAGLSIGSAALGSGQVTVTVIIYTIIASVTVAGPVIAYLAASARMASPLESLRTWLLHNNATVMTVLLLVIGVVMIGKGIGSF from the coding sequence ATGACTGTTGTTATCGGAGAGATCCTTCCCCTCGCGCTCGGGATCGCTATCAGTCCGATTCCCGTCATCGCGGCGATCCTCATGCTGCTCTCCCCCCAGGCCCGCGGCACCAGCATCGGCTTCCTGATCGGTTGGCTGCTCGGCATCGTTGTCGCCGTCGTGGTTTTTACCCTGCTGTCCTCGATCATCCATCAAGGCGACAGCGACGAGTCAAAACCCATCGCGGGAATCATCAAGATCCTGCTCGGTGCCGGGTTGCTGTTCCTCGCAGTGAAGCAATGGCGGTCCCGGCCCGCAGAGGGCGATGAGCCCGCCATGCCGAAATGGATGAGCGCCATCGACACCATGACGCCTGTCCGCGGGCTAGCCCTCGGCGTCGCGCTGTCCGGCCTGAACCCCAAGAATCTTTTGATGGGCGTGGGCGCAGGCCTGTCCATAGGCTCGGCAGCTCTTGGCAGCGGTCAGGTGACCGTCACGGTCATCATTTACACCATCATCGCATCGGTCACAGTCGCCGGCCCCGTCATTGCCTACCTCGCTGCCTCCGCCCGTATGGCCAGCCCGCTGGAATCACTCCGCACCTGGCTGCTGCACAACAACGCAACCGTAATGACCGTGTTGCTGCTGGTCATCGGCGTGGTGATGATCGGGAAAGGCATTGGCTCGTTCTAA
- a CDS encoding GNAT family N-acetyltransferase yields MSTPRLRPAEVSDLPFIFRQEREYIETIEPDAHQGWLAALDLNLADWIDSLPRTLFCIDADGNPLGYAMWSIDGDTATLVSINVLGSRRREGLGRLLLEAFEQAVAPSGARVVELGVHRTNQARLLYEGAEYESTGDDGEYVLFQKVLSR; encoded by the coding sequence ATGAGCACACCACGCCTTCGACCCGCGGAAGTAAGCGATCTGCCGTTCATCTTCCGCCAGGAGCGGGAGTACATCGAGACCATCGAGCCGGATGCCCATCAGGGGTGGCTGGCTGCTCTGGACCTAAACCTGGCGGACTGGATCGATTCCCTTCCCCGGACGCTGTTCTGCATTGATGCAGACGGGAACCCGCTCGGGTACGCGATGTGGAGCATCGATGGTGACACCGCAACCCTGGTTTCGATCAATGTCCTCGGCAGCCGTCGTCGCGAAGGACTCGGGCGGCTCCTCCTGGAGGCGTTTGAACAGGCGGTCGCTCCCAGCGGTGCCCGCGTTGTGGAGCTTGGTGTTCACCGAACCAACCAGGCACGCCTGCTGTACGAGGGCGCGGAGTATGAGAGCACGGGCGACGACGGCGAGTACGTGCTGTTCCAGAAGGTCCTCAGCCGTTAG
- a CDS encoding LysR family transcriptional regulator — MDLHQLRLLRELGDRGSLAAVARSLHVSASAVSQQLTALQRRVEVPLTERRGRNLVLTSAGQALARAAVDISVAMHSAEQAVSQYLQDPSATVSLCAFNSAGLTYFGPLLQALSGPGSPRLTCYDRDVGQEDFPALTADYDLVIAHRLEHSPPWPDSVTVRPLLREPLDVAMSGRHRLAGAPSVSIADLTNEEWVSVQDGFPLLPALQAIAVHAGQPLNITHRINEFFIAAAVVAAGPAIALMPRHTASPPPGSGIVLKPIRDLPLARRVDILCRPEALQRTAVQQVVDALRRMQVDDVGCSGS; from the coding sequence ATGGATCTTCATCAGTTGCGTTTACTGAGGGAGCTGGGCGACCGCGGCAGCCTGGCCGCCGTCGCCCGCTCACTTCATGTCTCGGCATCGGCGGTTTCGCAGCAACTCACGGCGCTGCAGCGCCGGGTAGAGGTTCCTCTGACCGAACGGCGGGGGAGGAATCTCGTCCTGACCAGTGCCGGTCAGGCGCTGGCCCGAGCTGCCGTCGACATCAGCGTCGCGATGCACTCCGCCGAGCAGGCCGTCAGCCAGTACCTTCAGGATCCCAGCGCGACAGTGAGCCTTTGTGCGTTCAACAGTGCCGGCCTGACCTACTTTGGCCCCCTCCTTCAGGCCCTGTCCGGTCCTGGCAGCCCGCGGCTGACCTGCTACGACAGGGACGTGGGACAGGAGGATTTCCCGGCCCTGACCGCCGATTACGACTTGGTTATCGCGCACCGCCTCGAGCACAGTCCACCGTGGCCCGACTCGGTCACCGTCCGGCCGCTGCTGCGCGAGCCCCTGGACGTCGCCATGTCGGGCCGGCACCGGCTGGCCGGCGCACCAAGCGTCAGCATCGCCGACCTCACCAATGAAGAATGGGTGTCCGTTCAGGACGGTTTTCCTCTCCTGCCAGCCCTGCAGGCCATTGCCGTCCATGCCGGTCAGCCCCTCAACATCACGCACCGGATCAACGAGTTCTTCATTGCCGCCGCAGTCGTGGCGGCCGGCCCGGCCATCGCGCTGATGCCCCGCCACACCGCGTCCCCGCCGCCCGGCAGCGGAATTGTCCTCAAGCCGATCCGTGATTTGCCGTTAGCCAGGCGCGTTGACATCCTCTGCCGGCCGGAAGCCCTCCAGCGGACCGCAGTCCAACAGGTTGTTGACGCCCTTCGACGGATGCAGGTGGACGATGTGGGATGCTCGGGGTCATGA
- a CDS encoding DMT family transporter, whose protein sequence is MDLFLLLVAIVWGSSYLAAKTLTDTVGVTVILSLRFLITTAALALIWLFWNRRRSGRREIVVGVILGLTQAAVLILETHGIAGTSATNAGLIISLVIVFTPFTESVAFRVRVPRAVFAAGVIAVTGVCLLVSGDGFATPTLGDMLVLAAAFVRAIHVTAVSALTRGRGYRALNLTLIQSAVCAVIYTSADYPGVLRAVKSFDAGEWMGVLYLGLACSVFAFLIQTWAIQQTSASRVSLLMGTEPIWAVLIGVTIGRETLALPGIAGAALIIAGTYLGLRAETRHREASRPANSG, encoded by the coding sequence GTGGACCTTTTCCTGCTCCTGGTCGCCATTGTGTGGGGCAGCAGCTACCTTGCAGCCAAAACCCTCACCGACACGGTGGGCGTCACCGTAATCCTCTCGCTGCGCTTCCTCATCACCACGGCGGCCCTGGCACTGATCTGGTTGTTTTGGAACCGCCGCCGGAGCGGACGCCGCGAAATCGTCGTCGGCGTCATCCTGGGCCTCACGCAGGCTGCGGTACTCATCCTCGAAACCCACGGGATCGCCGGCACCAGCGCCACAAACGCCGGACTGATCATCAGTCTCGTCATTGTTTTTACCCCCTTTACTGAAAGCGTGGCCTTCCGGGTACGGGTGCCGCGCGCGGTATTCGCCGCTGGCGTCATCGCTGTCACGGGTGTTTGCCTGCTGGTCTCCGGCGACGGGTTCGCCACGCCAACCCTTGGGGACATGCTCGTGCTCGCGGCAGCCTTCGTACGCGCCATCCATGTCACCGCAGTCTCCGCTCTTACCCGGGGACGCGGCTACCGCGCACTGAATTTGACCCTCATCCAGAGCGCGGTCTGCGCCGTCATCTATACCTCAGCTGATTACCCGGGTGTGCTCCGAGCAGTAAAGAGCTTCGACGCGGGTGAATGGATGGGTGTTCTTTACCTGGGGCTGGCGTGCAGCGTGTTCGCCTTCCTCATCCAAACCTGGGCCATTCAACAAACATCAGCGTCCCGGGTCAGCCTCCTTATGGGAACCGAACCCATCTGGGCCGTCCTCATCGGAGTCACCATTGGCCGGGAAACCCTCGCCCTGCCGGGAATCGCCGGTGCCGCACTCATCATCGCCGGGACCTACCTGGGGCTGCGGGCCGAAACACGCCACCGCGAGGCATCAAGGCCCGCGAACTCCGGGTGA
- a CDS encoding TetR family transcriptional regulator, with translation MARDAEATRERILTAATEEFAAHGFAGGRVERIAGQAQSNVRMIYAYYGSKSGLFDATVADALRRMAENVPPRPGDLAGWAGDVFDHHQRFPEVLRLSMWAQLERPEATAEPSDVYRNKALTVAAAAARPLSAVDVLVFIYAIAQAWQLSPEGLTGLAENPVRGGEVAARRQAVVTAVERMLQAGT, from the coding sequence ATGGCACGTGACGCTGAAGCCACGAGGGAGCGGATACTCACCGCGGCGACCGAGGAATTTGCGGCCCACGGTTTCGCCGGCGGACGGGTGGAGCGGATCGCAGGCCAGGCGCAGAGCAACGTGAGGATGATCTACGCGTACTACGGCAGCAAGAGCGGCCTGTTCGATGCCACCGTTGCGGACGCCCTGCGCCGCATGGCCGAAAATGTCCCCCCGCGGCCCGGGGACCTCGCGGGCTGGGCCGGGGACGTGTTTGACCATCACCAGCGCTTCCCTGAGGTGCTCCGCCTGAGCATGTGGGCTCAGCTCGAGCGGCCGGAGGCCACCGCTGAGCCGAGCGATGTCTACCGGAACAAGGCGCTCACCGTGGCAGCGGCGGCCGCACGCCCCCTGTCGGCCGTGGACGTCCTGGTCTTCATTTACGCCATCGCGCAGGCCTGGCAGCTGTCGCCGGAGGGGCTTACCGGTCTGGCGGAAAACCCGGTTCGCGGCGGGGAAGTTGCCGCTCGCCGGCAAGCGGTAGTCACCGCCGTCGAGCGCATGCTGCAGGCCGGCACCTAA
- a CDS encoding SDR family NAD(P)-dependent oxidoreductase — translation MTRIALVTGANRGLGRATALALARNKINVVAASRGGAGEVVDEILEMGGEAIAIQLDVADLSSIEAARAAVLAGIGQEWNAGTIDVLVNNAGVGLFAPLGAITAEDFDTTFAVNVRGPLFVIQAFLPHLSEGASIVNVSSSLSRHVSPATSVYAASKKALEALTRSLAVELGPRGIRVNSIAPGPTATDFNGGAMRDSKDMRASLSGQTALGRVGDPADIADAISALVSHEFRWATGERIEVSGGVLL, via the coding sequence ATGACCCGCATTGCCCTGGTAACCGGAGCCAACCGTGGACTCGGACGGGCCACCGCGCTCGCTTTGGCCCGGAACAAGATCAACGTCGTCGCCGCCTCGAGGGGTGGTGCGGGCGAGGTCGTTGACGAAATCCTTGAAATGGGCGGCGAAGCCATCGCCATCCAGCTGGACGTCGCAGATCTGTCCTCCATCGAGGCGGCCCGCGCCGCAGTGCTCGCCGGGATCGGGCAGGAGTGGAACGCCGGCACTATTGATGTGCTGGTCAACAACGCCGGGGTGGGACTGTTCGCACCGCTGGGCGCCATCACGGCAGAAGATTTCGATACCACCTTCGCCGTCAACGTCCGTGGTCCACTCTTCGTCATCCAGGCCTTCCTCCCCCATTTGTCGGAGGGAGCAAGCATCGTGAACGTCTCGAGTTCACTCAGCCGCCACGTCAGCCCGGCCACCTCCGTCTATGCGGCATCGAAGAAGGCGCTCGAGGCACTTACCCGCAGCCTCGCCGTCGAACTGGGTCCGCGGGGCATCCGGGTCAATTCGATCGCCCCCGGACCTACCGCAACCGACTTCAACGGCGGAGCCATGCGCGACAGCAAAGACATGCGCGCCTCATTGTCCGGCCAAACCGCTCTCGGTCGGGTGGGCGACCCGGCGGACATCGCGGACGCCATCTCCGCCCTGGTGTCCCACGAGTTCCGCTGGGCAACAGGTGAGCGCATCGAGGTGTCCGGTGGGGTGCTGTTGTGA
- a CDS encoding PLDc N-terminal domain-containing protein, whose amino-acid sequence MATEGANPVIPDRWEFTVLGIGALVLLFLIVAVIDIARSRHLSGVAQAVWALVVLAFPVMGPVLWLVIGRRASTTNHNAGNSTEGSAR is encoded by the coding sequence ATGGCAACTGAAGGTGCAAACCCGGTCATTCCCGATCGGTGGGAGTTCACCGTTCTTGGCATCGGGGCGCTCGTGCTGCTCTTTCTCATCGTGGCTGTCATCGACATTGCGCGCTCTCGCCACCTCTCCGGCGTCGCACAGGCGGTGTGGGCACTCGTGGTGCTGGCCTTCCCCGTGATGGGTCCGGTTCTGTGGCTGGTCATCGGCCGCCGCGCCAGCACCACCAATCACAACGCCGGAAACAGCACTGAAGGCAGCGCCAGATAA
- a CDS encoding class I SAM-dependent methyltransferase → MSASPLHAFDDLVQEANTVPLAGWDFSFLKGRTVGDALPWNYQQMASGLVSRGHRTLDIDTGGGEIFESLQPRRGSVAVEPYNPNFALSTQRLQPLGVEVKERTSALLPLGDASFDLVLNRHGYLNLEEFRRVLTPGGVLLTQQVGGLNDLEFNEALGIPATISANAPASALDLRKSLSRAGFVNCQVSEAMVSTRFLDVGAVVYQLRAVPWQAPGFDATIHRRHLRRIHEQIGQTGGFEVRSQRFLVMATRPMESV, encoded by the coding sequence TTGTCAGCATCACCGCTCCATGCCTTTGATGACCTCGTGCAAGAAGCGAACACCGTTCCACTGGCAGGATGGGACTTTAGTTTCCTCAAGGGTCGTACCGTGGGAGACGCTCTCCCCTGGAACTACCAACAGATGGCATCGGGCTTAGTCTCCCGTGGACACCGAACGCTCGACATTGATACTGGCGGTGGAGAAATCTTCGAGTCTCTTCAACCCCGGCGTGGGAGTGTGGCCGTCGAGCCCTACAACCCGAACTTTGCTCTCAGCACGCAGCGTCTCCAGCCCCTTGGCGTAGAAGTAAAAGAACGCACATCTGCACTTTTGCCTCTCGGGGATGCCTCCTTCGACCTGGTCCTCAACCGCCACGGCTACCTGAATCTTGAGGAGTTCCGCCGGGTGCTGACCCCTGGGGGCGTGCTGCTGACGCAGCAGGTTGGAGGACTGAACGACCTCGAGTTCAACGAAGCGCTGGGGATCCCGGCAACAATTAGCGCCAATGCGCCGGCCTCTGCTCTGGACCTTCGAAAAAGCTTAAGCCGAGCAGGATTCGTCAACTGCCAGGTGAGCGAAGCAATGGTCTCAACACGTTTTCTTGATGTGGGAGCTGTCGTATATCAGTTGCGTGCGGTTCCGTGGCAAGCACCTGGTTTCGATGCCACGATTCACCGACGTCATCTCCGGCGCATTCACGAGCAGATCGGCCAAACCGGCGGGTTCGAAGTTCGCAGCCAGCGTTTCCTCGTCATGGCTACCAGGCCCATGGAGTCGGTTTAG
- a CDS encoding APC family permease — translation MTKDPGTATSKTQTGLKRAIGVPLLFAFIVGDTLGAGIYTLVGTMAADVGGAIWIPLLIALVVALLTAATYAELITKYPHAGGAARYADRAFGIPYVSFLVGFLMMASGITTAAALANAFAGDYLTALIDVPAAPAAVAFIILLTLINLRGVKESLAANLVASIIEVTGLVIVIVVAAIVFTSGNGEPSRLLEFAPDVPPLQGAFAASIVAFFSFLGFEAAANMAEEVRNPSKAYPRALFGAICTAGVVYLLIALGAVIVMPPAELAESTGPLLDVVAASGVGIPPGVFSIIALIAIANGALLFMVMASRVGYGLAEAELLPRAFARVLPGRRTPWVSILVVAGLTIVLTLVGNVATLAETTVLLLLLVFLSANVSVLVLKKDKVDHDHFSAPRIMPILAIIASIALLSQQTGIIWLGAAAYIVVGSLLFLAARAGRKREERLNAG, via the coding sequence ATGACGAAAGATCCCGGCACGGCCACATCAAAAACACAAACCGGACTGAAGCGGGCCATCGGTGTGCCGCTGCTGTTCGCGTTTATCGTGGGCGACACCCTCGGCGCCGGCATCTACACCCTCGTGGGGACCATGGCGGCCGACGTCGGCGGCGCAATTTGGATACCCCTGCTGATCGCGCTGGTGGTTGCGCTGCTCACTGCCGCGACTTACGCGGAACTGATCACCAAGTACCCGCACGCCGGGGGAGCCGCGCGCTACGCCGACCGGGCTTTTGGCATCCCCTATGTGTCCTTCCTCGTGGGCTTCCTGATGATGGCCTCGGGAATCACCACAGCCGCTGCCCTCGCGAACGCCTTCGCGGGCGATTACCTCACAGCGCTCATCGATGTGCCGGCAGCCCCCGCAGCGGTCGCATTCATCATCCTGCTGACCCTGATCAACCTTCGCGGCGTCAAGGAGTCCCTCGCCGCGAACCTCGTCGCTTCCATCATTGAGGTAACCGGTCTCGTCATTGTGATCGTCGTCGCCGCCATTGTCTTTACCTCCGGCAACGGGGAACCTTCCCGGCTCCTCGAGTTCGCACCGGATGTACCGCCTCTCCAAGGCGCCTTCGCGGCATCGATCGTCGCTTTTTTCTCCTTCCTCGGCTTCGAGGCGGCGGCAAACATGGCCGAGGAAGTGCGGAACCCCTCCAAGGCCTACCCCCGCGCACTTTTCGGCGCCATCTGCACCGCCGGCGTCGTTTATCTCCTCATTGCTTTGGGCGCGGTCATCGTGATGCCCCCGGCCGAACTGGCCGAGTCCACGGGACCCCTGCTCGACGTCGTCGCCGCCAGTGGCGTCGGAATCCCACCTGGAGTATTCAGCATCATCGCCCTGATTGCCATTGCCAACGGAGCACTGCTGTTCATGGTTATGGCCAGCCGTGTCGGCTACGGATTGGCGGAAGCAGAACTGCTCCCTCGGGCCTTCGCCCGCGTGCTGCCGGGCCGCCGCACCCCCTGGGTCTCCATTCTTGTTGTTGCCGGACTGACGATCGTCCTCACCCTCGTGGGAAATGTCGCCACATTGGCCGAAACCACCGTGCTGCTGCTGCTACTGGTGTTCCTGTCCGCAAACGTCAGCGTCCTCGTCCTCAAAAAGGACAAAGTGGACCATGACCACTTCAGCGCCCCGCGAATCATGCCAATCCTCGCGATCATTGCGAGCATCGCGCTCCTCTCCCAGCAGACCGGCATCATCTGGCTCGGCGCCGCGGCCTACATCGTGGTTGGATCCCTGTTGTTCCTCGCTGCCCGGGCGGGACGCAAACGCGAGGAACGCCTGAACGCGGGCTAA
- a CDS encoding GNAT family N-acetyltransferase, translating to MRATDQEVEYVRFEHGAPDEIWAEIVSLFVSSFAAPPYNEAPDALQSIAQWGPAALASPGGRLIAARHDGRVIGFALSQRLDQDSSWLRRLDVMVPTLEGVIAPSTTVIVQELAVAESFRSRGVAKQCIRELLSGRVEQDAVLGVFGQASRVREMYAHWGFSELGTSPLYGGTVTLHALHHKLPWPA from the coding sequence ATGAGAGCCACTGACCAGGAAGTTGAATACGTCCGGTTTGAGCATGGTGCCCCGGACGAGATTTGGGCTGAGATCGTCAGTCTCTTCGTCTCGAGCTTCGCAGCTCCTCCTTACAATGAAGCGCCGGACGCACTCCAGAGTATTGCTCAATGGGGTCCCGCCGCACTTGCCAGTCCTGGCGGCCGGCTTATCGCGGCGAGACACGACGGACGCGTGATCGGCTTTGCGTTATCGCAGAGGCTTGACCAGGACAGCTCCTGGCTGCGGCGGCTCGACGTTATGGTGCCAACACTGGAAGGGGTAATCGCGCCGTCGACAACCGTTATTGTCCAGGAACTTGCTGTCGCCGAGAGCTTTCGGAGCCGTGGGGTGGCCAAACAGTGCATCCGGGAGCTCCTCTCGGGCCGCGTCGAACAGGATGCCGTCCTGGGGGTTTTCGGCCAGGCATCCCGGGTGCGGGAAATGTATGCACACTGGGGTTTTTCGGAACTCGGCACCTCCCCCCTTTACGGCGGAACCGTGACCCTGCATGCCTTGCACCACAAACTTCCCTGGCCCGCCTAG
- a CDS encoding MFS transporter, with translation MKPNAPHVRTTDRLPLGASYWKLWTSTGLSNLADGVFKIALPLMAIQLTQSPTLIAGLTVAATLPWLFFALTAGALADRVDRRKLMLWANLSRAVLPALLIAVILLDLGSIWALYVVALTVGVAETLYDTSAQSILPQIVNKGQLSRANGRLYAAELTANQFIGPPLGGLLIGVGVAAGFAVPAALWLAAVGGLLLLPGGFRVEREQKTTLRFDIKEGLRFLWNQKILRTLAVMTGVVNFASSAAFAVLVLFAVGPGSEMGLSEVGFGILLTTSAVGAFIGSFISESVEAKLGRSKSLALSILGCALFVGAPALTNNPYVLGLVLLVGGVLIVLWNVITVSLRQRIAPNRLLGRVNSAYRLLAWGTMPIGAAAGGLLAQWLGLQAMFGIMGVLTLALLLMMPILTDKAISAAEVDHE, from the coding sequence ATGAAACCTAACGCCCCGCACGTGAGAACGACGGACCGCTTACCTCTCGGTGCTTCCTACTGGAAGCTTTGGACGTCAACGGGGCTCTCCAACCTCGCGGATGGGGTGTTTAAGATTGCGTTACCGCTCATGGCGATTCAGCTCACGCAGTCTCCGACGCTGATCGCCGGACTCACCGTTGCCGCAACCCTTCCGTGGCTTTTCTTCGCATTGACCGCCGGAGCACTGGCAGACCGGGTTGATCGACGGAAGCTCATGCTGTGGGCCAACCTGAGCCGGGCTGTCCTGCCCGCTTTGCTGATAGCGGTGATCCTTCTCGACCTCGGGTCCATCTGGGCCCTGTATGTTGTCGCTTTGACGGTGGGGGTGGCGGAAACCCTGTACGACACCTCGGCGCAATCGATCCTGCCCCAAATCGTGAACAAAGGTCAGCTTTCACGCGCCAATGGACGGCTCTACGCAGCTGAACTCACAGCCAATCAGTTCATCGGCCCTCCGCTCGGTGGGCTGCTGATAGGTGTGGGTGTAGCAGCGGGTTTTGCTGTCCCGGCGGCGCTGTGGCTGGCAGCGGTGGGCGGCCTGCTCCTGTTGCCCGGCGGCTTTCGAGTGGAACGAGAACAGAAGACGACACTGCGGTTCGACATCAAGGAGGGCCTGCGGTTTCTCTGGAATCAGAAAATTCTTCGCACACTCGCAGTCATGACCGGCGTCGTTAACTTTGCGTCCAGCGCTGCCTTCGCTGTCCTCGTTCTGTTCGCCGTCGGGCCTGGTTCAGAAATGGGGCTATCCGAAGTTGGTTTCGGCATACTGCTGACGACCTCCGCCGTCGGTGCCTTTATCGGCTCGTTCATCTCTGAATCAGTGGAGGCGAAACTGGGCCGGTCCAAATCCCTGGCGCTGAGCATCCTGGGCTGCGCACTGTTCGTCGGGGCGCCGGCACTGACCAACAACCCCTACGTACTGGGACTCGTGCTCCTCGTGGGAGGGGTACTGATTGTGTTGTGGAATGTCATCACAGTGTCGCTGCGCCAACGCATAGCCCCAAACCGGCTACTGGGCAGAGTCAACAGTGCCTACCGTCTTCTAGCCTGGGGAACCATGCCCATCGGAGCAGCCGCCGGGGGACTGCTGGCACAATGGCTGGGCCTTCAAGCCATGTTTGGCATTATGGGAGTGCTCACCCTCGCCCTGTTGCTGATGATGCCCATCCTCACGGACAAGGCCATCAGTGCCGCCGAGGTGGACCACGAATAA
- a CDS encoding Fur family transcriptional regulator: MRNTRRRTALMELLESSGRFQCARELHATLSRQGEPLALSTVYRALQQFVESGDVDVFHSPDGETRYRRCGRTDHHGHLICRICGKAEELGVAAVDIDIWAAELSRDRGFKNISHVTEIAGTCADCESH; the protein is encoded by the coding sequence ATGCGCAATACCCGGCGGCGCACAGCACTGATGGAACTGCTGGAAAGTAGTGGCCGTTTCCAGTGCGCCCGAGAGCTTCACGCAACCCTGTCCAGGCAGGGTGAACCGCTGGCGCTTTCCACGGTCTACCGCGCGCTGCAGCAGTTCGTTGAGAGCGGCGATGTTGACGTATTCCACTCGCCGGACGGCGAAACCCGCTACCGCCGGTGCGGTCGAACGGACCATCACGGCCACTTGATCTGCCGCATCTGTGGGAAAGCGGAGGAGCTGGGGGTAGCCGCAGTCGATATTGATATATGGGCTGCTGAGCTCAGCCGGGACCGCGGCTTCAAGAATATTTCCCATGTCACTGAGATAGCCGGAACCTGCGCGGATTGCGAGTCGCACTAG